A genomic window from Streptomyces broussonetiae includes:
- a CDS encoding non-ribosomal peptide synthetase: MDTRTASFAQRRLWFMDQLAGSSTGSMLPLVLRLRGRLDADRLERSLSGIVARHEVLRTRFTAVDGEPVPVVDDVGGFVLERAEVAGPDALFARCLGRPVDLSAQHPLRATLARVTPEEHLLLVEVHHIAVDGWSWGVLLDELAAGYRGEAVAAPTVQYADLARVQTERLRGERLRGLLTHWRDRLTGLAPLELPTDRPRPGVWDGAGDVVRFDLPAELVCAVDTLARSRRATRYMLLLTAYQVLLGHWSGRTDVAVCSTLADRAQRGAAALIGPLVNTVVLRTDLSGGPGFATLLDRVRARVPGDLAHAEAPFDLVVGELGGSRDLSRHPLAQASFTLLNSPIRPVRMPDLDVTLVEPPLTQTPLDVFLDLTLRADGSIAALLQYATALFDAATMRAFARAYVALLRAVLTDPDTPVQDLVRALPVGPGAPARPRPEWHHAPDRPTGPPPPVVFSGRPGTTALLCGDDRATYAELDAMTGGLAVALGAAGVGAGSPVGVLLRRGLWSVAAVEGVWRAGGVYVPLDPELPAERLRFMAEEARLACVVTDPATAATATALAPAAVDVTTVAPAPDGPRHRPDPRELAHVVFTSGSTGRPKAVGVEHAALASHVSAARRRLGFTAADRVLAFASFSFDASLDQVLPALASGATVVMRPDEPWLPTQVPEIVRRHELTVVNVPPTYWAELTLSLDRRLAAALASLRLLVLGGEAVPADTLATWRAAVPWVRVCNAYGPTETTVTATTYDVDDPPADSVPIGRPLGDRRVYVVDAQDAPVPVGVCGELLIGGTEVARGYLHRPALTAERFVPDPFGPPGGRLYRTGDLVRWKPGGDLEFVGRRDDQVKIRGFRIELGEVETVLRACPLVGAAAARPDRATGRSLIGYVVPAPDASAAPDRADLRAWCARYLPHYAVPADFVVLDALPVGVSGKFDRSALPDPDHTRRATGAAHTAPRDETERIVAEVWADVLGLDRIGIDDSFFDLGGHSLLATMAVSRVAQRLGREIELRTVFENPTVRGFAPRVSAAHASGATEVVPVDRDRPLPLSFAQERLWFLDRTSERGDSYLLWYCWRVRGGLDRTAWQQALDDLVARHEVLRTALIESDGRPVQQVCDPVRVPLHWERAPEAPDEQARLDAVRRQAGDLATRRFDLARPPLLRAGVWELSGDDHVVLLALHHAVTDGWSKGVLLDELGRHYAARRAGRSAALPPLPVQYADFAVWQRDRADSGALEPQLAYWEHTLTGAPVLELPTDRPRPAAFTGRGGAVEVDLPARLVERVDACARERGATRFMVLLAVAQAALARWSGRTDVSVGTPVAGRGRLELEPLVGFFVNTVVLRTDLSGRPTFGGLVDRVRDVVLGAFDHQEVPFERVVERLRPERDLSRNPLFQVMVDVQDATTGRSGLPGLDATGFALPWGSAKFDLTATFVVQRDRFALNVEYAADLFDPATATRFAQHVGRLLEALLTGPGVRVDEASLLTAGERDHLVASAGGDAPPAARFQVAGRAAAPAVVCEGTALDHARLDALTGGLATALADAGAAAGDAVGVCTGRGVWSVAAMLAVWRAGGVYVPLDPRLPEERLRFMLQEAGVRHVVCDAHTRDTVAALGAATVGVDGVRPAPGGPRHTPDPRDLAYVIFTSGSTGRPKAVGVEHHALDAHVAAARERFALSADDRVLTFASTSFDASLEQILPALSTGATVIVRPDEIWTPEQLADRVARERVTVMELTPSYWAELVARLDTLAPQLSCLRLLVTGGEALPADSLERWFAHLPGVPVINTYGPTEAVISATAHTLGTVPPGRVPIGRALGSRRTYVVDGLGEPVPDGVPGELLVGGPELARGYLGRPALTAVRFVPDPFGRPGGRLYRTGDVVRRVPSGELEFLGRDDDQVKIRGFRVEPAEAEAVLRGHPGVTGAAVVVRTLHGEPALVGYTAGGGATEESLEAHCRAHLPHYLVPSAFVLLDALPLTVQGKLDTAALPEPATHAPQAFVAPRTPAETVVAQVWCEVLDLPRVGIHDDFFVLGGHSLRAVAVASRLRTAFDCPLEVRDLFEHPTVERLAAEVERRLLELISQMSDDEIDLSLTADL, translated from the coding sequence GTGGACACCCGCACGGCATCCTTCGCACAGCGTCGGCTGTGGTTCATGGACCAGCTGGCGGGTTCGTCCACCGGATCGATGCTCCCGCTGGTCCTGCGGTTGCGAGGGCGCCTGGACGCGGACCGGCTGGAGCGGTCGCTGTCCGGGATCGTGGCGCGCCACGAGGTGCTGCGCACCCGGTTCACGGCCGTGGACGGGGAGCCGGTGCCGGTCGTCGACGATGTCGGGGGCTTCGTGCTGGAACGTGCCGAGGTGGCCGGGCCCGACGCCCTGTTCGCCCGGTGCCTGGGCCGTCCCGTGGACCTGTCGGCACAGCACCCGCTCCGGGCGACGCTGGCCCGTGTGACGCCCGAGGAGCACCTGCTGCTGGTCGAGGTCCACCACATCGCCGTCGACGGCTGGTCATGGGGTGTCCTGCTGGACGAACTGGCCGCCGGATACCGGGGCGAAGCGGTGGCCGCGCCCACCGTGCAGTACGCCGACCTCGCCCGCGTACAGACGGAACGCCTGCGCGGTGAACGGCTGCGCGGCCTGCTCACCCACTGGCGGGACCGGCTCACCGGGCTCGCCCCGCTCGAGCTGCCCACCGACCGGCCGCGGCCCGGCGTCTGGGACGGCGCCGGTGACGTCGTCCGTTTCGACCTGCCCGCCGAACTGGTCTGCGCCGTCGACACCCTGGCCCGCTCCCGGCGGGCCACCCGCTACATGCTCCTGCTGACCGCCTACCAGGTGCTCCTCGGCCACTGGTCCGGCCGCACCGACGTCGCGGTGTGCAGCACGCTCGCCGACCGCGCCCAGCGGGGCGCCGCCGCCCTGATCGGCCCGCTCGTCAACACCGTCGTCCTGCGTACCGACCTGTCCGGCGGGCCCGGCTTCGCCACGCTGCTGGACCGGGTGAGGGCCCGGGTGCCCGGGGACCTCGCGCACGCCGAGGCGCCCTTCGACCTCGTGGTCGGCGAGCTGGGCGGCTCACGCGACCTGTCCCGGCACCCGCTCGCCCAGGCGTCGTTCACCCTGCTCAACTCGCCGATCCGCCCGGTACGGATGCCGGACCTGGACGTGACGCTGGTCGAGCCGCCGCTGACCCAGACCCCGCTCGACGTGTTCCTGGACCTGACCCTGCGCGCGGACGGCAGCATCGCCGCCCTCCTCCAGTACGCCACCGCGCTCTTCGACGCCGCCACGATGCGCGCGTTCGCCCGCGCGTACGTGGCCCTGCTGCGAGCCGTCCTGACCGATCCCGACACGCCCGTGCAGGACCTGGTCCGTGCCCTGCCCGTCGGTCCCGGCGCGCCGGCCCGCCCCCGCCCCGAATGGCACCACGCCCCCGACCGGCCGACCGGCCCACCGCCTCCGGTCGTCTTCTCCGGCAGGCCCGGGACGACCGCGCTGCTCTGCGGCGACGACCGCGCCACCTACGCGGAGCTGGACGCCATGACCGGCGGACTCGCCGTCGCGCTCGGTGCGGCCGGGGTCGGCGCGGGCAGTCCCGTGGGCGTGCTGCTGCGCCGCGGTCTGTGGTCGGTGGCCGCCGTCGAAGGGGTCTGGCGGGCCGGTGGCGTGTACGTGCCCCTCGATCCCGAACTGCCCGCCGAACGGCTGCGGTTCATGGCCGAGGAGGCCCGCCTCGCCTGTGTGGTCACCGACCCGGCAACCGCGGCCACCGCCACCGCACTCGCACCGGCAGCCGTCGACGTCACGACCGTCGCACCGGCCCCGGACGGCCCCCGTCACCGGCCCGACCCGCGCGAACTCGCCCACGTCGTCTTCACATCCGGCTCCACCGGGCGGCCCAAGGCGGTGGGCGTCGAGCACGCCGCGCTCGCCTCCCACGTGAGCGCCGCCCGCCGGCGTCTCGGCTTCACCGCGGCCGACCGGGTCCTGGCCTTCGCCTCCTTCTCCTTCGACGCCTCCCTGGACCAGGTGCTGCCCGCCCTCGCCTCGGGCGCCACCGTGGTGATGCGCCCCGACGAACCCTGGCTGCCCACCCAGGTGCCCGAGATCGTCCGACGGCACGAGCTGACCGTCGTCAACGTGCCGCCCACGTACTGGGCGGAACTGACGCTCTCCCTGGACCGGCGGCTGGCCGCGGCCCTCGCCTCGCTGCGTCTGCTGGTCCTGGGCGGCGAGGCCGTCCCGGCCGACACGCTCGCCACCTGGCGCGCGGCCGTTCCCTGGGTCCGCGTGTGCAACGCCTACGGCCCCACGGAGACCACCGTCACCGCCACGACGTACGACGTCGACGATCCGCCCGCCGACAGCGTGCCCATCGGCCGGCCGCTGGGCGACCGGCGGGTGTACGTGGTCGACGCGCAGGACGCGCCGGTGCCGGTCGGGGTCTGCGGTGAACTCCTCATCGGAGGCACCGAAGTGGCCCGAGGCTATCTGCACCGGCCCGCGCTGACCGCGGAGCGCTTTGTCCCGGACCCGTTCGGGCCGCCCGGCGGGCGTCTGTACCGCACCGGCGACCTGGTCCGCTGGAAGCCGGGCGGAGACCTGGAGTTCGTGGGGCGCCGCGACGACCAGGTGAAGATCCGCGGCTTCCGGATCGAACTCGGCGAAGTCGAGACGGTGTTGCGCGCCTGCCCGCTGGTCGGCGCGGCGGCCGCCCGCCCGGACCGCGCCACCGGACGCAGCCTGATCGGCTATGTCGTACCGGCCCCGGACGCATCCGCCGCACCCGACCGCGCGGACCTGCGCGCCTGGTGCGCGCGCTACCTGCCGCACTACGCCGTGCCCGCCGACTTCGTCGTCCTGGACGCGCTCCCCGTCGGCGTCTCCGGCAAGTTCGACCGCTCCGCCCTGCCCGACCCGGACCACACCCGCCGCGCCACCGGGGCCGCCCACACCGCGCCGCGCGACGAGACGGAGCGGATCGTCGCCGAGGTGTGGGCCGACGTCCTCGGCCTGGACCGGATCGGCATCGACGACAGCTTCTTCGACCTCGGAGGGCACTCCCTGCTCGCGACCATGGCCGTCTCGCGCGTCGCCCAGCGCCTGGGCCGTGAGATCGAACTGCGCACCGTCTTCGAGAACCCCACGGTCCGGGGGTTCGCCCCGCGCGTGAGCGCCGCGCACGCCTCCGGTGCCACCGAGGTGGTCCCGGTCGACCGCGACCGGCCGCTGCCGCTGTCCTTCGCCCAGGAACGCCTGTGGTTCCTCGACCGCACCTCCGAGCGCGGCGACTCCTACCTCCTGTGGTATTGCTGGCGGGTGCGCGGCGGCCTGGACCGTACCGCCTGGCAGCAGGCCCTGGACGACCTGGTCGCACGGCACGAGGTCCTGCGCACGGCGCTGATCGAGTCCGACGGCCGCCCCGTCCAGCAGGTCTGCGACCCCGTGCGCGTCCCGCTGCACTGGGAGCGGGCACCCGAGGCCCCGGACGAGCAGGCCCGGCTGGACGCAGTGCGCCGGCAGGCCGGGGACCTGGCCACCCGCCGCTTCGACCTGGCCCGGCCACCTCTGCTGCGGGCCGGTGTGTGGGAGCTGTCCGGCGACGACCACGTCGTCCTCCTCGCCCTGCACCACGCCGTCACCGACGGCTGGTCCAAGGGCGTTCTGCTGGACGAACTCGGCCGGCACTACGCGGCCCGGCGGGCGGGCCGCAGCGCCGCACTGCCGCCGCTGCCCGTGCAGTACGCGGACTTCGCCGTATGGCAGCGCGACCGCGCCGACAGCGGCGCCCTGGAGCCCCAACTCGCCTATTGGGAGCACACATTGACGGGCGCTCCGGTGCTGGAGCTGCCCACGGACCGGCCCCGGCCGGCCGCGTTCACCGGCCGGGGCGGAGCCGTCGAGGTCGACCTGCCCGCCCGTCTCGTCGAGCGCGTGGACGCCTGCGCCCGTGAGCGCGGCGCCACCCGCTTCATGGTCCTGCTGGCCGTCGCCCAGGCGGCGCTGGCCCGCTGGAGCGGCCGGACGGACGTGTCCGTGGGCACCCCCGTCGCGGGGCGCGGACGGCTCGAGCTGGAACCGCTGGTGGGTTTCTTCGTCAACACCGTCGTCCTGCGCACGGACCTGTCCGGGCGTCCGACCTTCGGCGGTCTCGTGGACCGGGTGCGCGACGTCGTACTGGGCGCGTTCGACCACCAGGAGGTGCCGTTCGAGCGGGTGGTGGAGCGGCTGCGCCCGGAACGTGACCTGTCCCGCAACCCCTTGTTCCAGGTCATGGTCGACGTCCAGGACGCCACGACGGGCCGCTCCGGCCTGCCGGGCCTGGACGCCACCGGCTTCGCACTGCCCTGGGGTTCGGCCAAGTTCGACCTGACCGCGACCTTCGTGGTTCAGCGGGACCGGTTCGCCCTCAACGTCGAGTACGCCGCCGACCTGTTCGACCCCGCCACCGCCACCCGGTTCGCCCAGCACGTCGGCCGGCTGCTGGAGGCCCTGCTCACCGGCCCCGGCGTCCGCGTCGACGAGGCGTCCCTGCTCACGGCCGGTGAGCGGGACCACCTGGTGGCCTCGGCGGGCGGCGACGCCCCACCCGCGGCGCGGTTCCAGGTCGCGGGCCGGGCGGCTGCGCCTGCCGTCGTCTGCGAGGGCACGGCACTCGACCACGCGCGGCTCGACGCCCTGACCGGCGGGCTGGCCACCGCGCTGGCCGACGCCGGAGCGGCTGCGGGCGACGCCGTCGGCGTGTGCACGGGCCGGGGCGTGTGGTCGGTGGCGGCGATGCTCGCCGTGTGGCGGGCGGGCGGCGTGTACGTACCGCTCGATCCCCGACTGCCCGAGGAACGCCTGCGGTTCATGCTCCAGGAGGCCGGAGTGCGGCACGTGGTGTGCGACGCGCACACCCGGGACACGGTGGCCGCGCTCGGGGCCGCCACGGTCGGCGTCGACGGCGTCCGGCCCGCCCCGGGCGGCCCCCGGCACACACCCGATCCCCGCGACCTCGCGTACGTCATCTTCACCTCGGGCTCCACCGGCCGCCCCAAGGCCGTGGGCGTCGAACACCATGCCCTGGACGCCCATGTGGCCGCCGCCCGGGAGAGATTCGCCCTGAGTGCCGACGACCGCGTGCTCACCTTCGCCTCGACCTCGTTCGACGCCTCTTTGGAACAGATCCTGCCTGCCCTGAGCACAGGGGCGACCGTGATCGTGCGCCCGGACGAGATCTGGACACCGGAGCAGCTCGCCGACCGTGTCGCGCGGGAGCGGGTGACCGTCATGGAACTCACCCCGTCCTACTGGGCGGAGCTGGTGGCCCGCCTGGACACCCTGGCGCCCCAACTGAGCTGCCTGCGGCTGCTGGTGACGGGCGGGGAGGCGCTGCCCGCCGATTCTCTGGAGCGCTGGTTCGCCCATCTGCCCGGCGTCCCCGTGATCAACACCTACGGCCCCACCGAGGCGGTGATCTCCGCCACCGCGCACACCCTCGGCACCGTCCCGCCGGGCCGGGTGCCCATCGGCCGCGCCCTGGGCAGCCGCCGTACCTACGTGGTCGACGGCCTGGGGGAACCGGTCCCGGACGGCGTGCCCGGTGAACTGCTCGTCGGTGGGCCGGAGTTGGCGCGTGGATACCTGGGGCGGCCGGCCCTGACCGCCGTCCGGTTCGTGCCCGACCCCTTCGGCCGTCCGGGCGGCCGGCTGTACCGCACCGGCGACGTCGTACGCCGAGTGCCCTCCGGCGAGCTGGAGTTCCTGGGCCGCGACGACGACCAGGTGAAGATCCGCGGGTTCCGCGTCGAACCCGCGGAGGCCGAGGCGGTCCTGCGCGGGCACCCCGGAGTGACGGGTGCGGCCGTCGTCGTGCGCACCCTCCACGGCGAGCCCGCACTGGTGGGATACACCGCGGGCGGCGGGGCGACGGAGGAGTCCCTGGAGGCGCACTGCCGGGCTCACCTGCCGCACTATCTGGTGCCGTCGGCTTTCGTGCTGCTGGACGCCCTCCCGCTGACCGTGCAGGGCAAGCTGGACACCGCCGCCCTGCCCGAGCCCGCCACGCACGCACCACAGGCCTTCGTGGCGCCGCGCACCCCGGCGGAGACCGTCGTCGCGCAGGTGTGGTGCGAGGTGCTGGACCTGCCCCGGGTCGGCATCCATGACGACTTCTTCGTCCTGGGCGGCCACTCCCTGCGTGCGGTCGCGGTCGCCTCCCGTCTGCGGACCGCGTTCGACTGCCCGCTGGAGGTCCGGGACCTCTTCGAGCACCCCACCGTGGAACGGCTGGCCGCCGAGGTGGAACGCCGGCTGCTGGAACTCATCTCGCAGATGAGCGACGACGAGATCGACCTGTCCCTGACCGCGGACCTCTGA
- a CDS encoding DoxX family protein, with protein MHVAYWITAGLLAMFYLCSGGLKLLRTSEQLRPMMAWVDSLPMPVVRALGAVEVLGSLGLILPPVTGIRRWLALAAAIGFVVLQIGATRVHVSRGDRRIALNLVLFCVAVVTMWLSTSWL; from the coding sequence ATGCACGTCGCATATTGGATCACCGCCGGCCTGCTCGCGATGTTCTACCTCTGCTCGGGCGGACTCAAGTTGCTCCGGACCAGCGAGCAGCTTCGGCCGATGATGGCGTGGGTGGACAGCCTGCCGATGCCGGTCGTCCGGGCCCTCGGGGCAGTCGAAGTCCTGGGCTCGCTCGGACTGATCCTGCCTCCTGTGACCGGCATCCGGCGGTGGCTGGCCCTTGCCGCGGCGATCGGGTTCGTCGTCCTGCAGATCGGTGCGACCAGAGTGCACGTGAGCCGTGGAGACCGCCGCATCGCTCTCAACCTCGTGCTCTTTTGCGTTGCGGTCGTGACCATGTGGCTCTCAACTTCCTGGCTGTAG
- a CDS encoding cupin domain-containing protein, translating into MTDQPKDQPTAGQAKADPAVSVVGPGEGETIVLGTTQMRILEDGSNTGHRIGFAESVLAPHTPGPPQHRHAQHDEGFYVLSGMVRFTVGHQSYDATAGTLVMVPPGAPHTFANPGDEPAVMLSTFTPDLYVQYFRDLRDMISGGQQLTAQASIATMSRYATEPATDFAPRPEA; encoded by the coding sequence ATGACGGATCAACCGAAGGATCAACCGACGGCCGGGCAGGCGAAGGCCGATCCCGCCGTGTCCGTGGTCGGCCCGGGCGAAGGCGAGACGATCGTCCTGGGGACCACGCAGATGCGCATCCTCGAAGACGGCAGCAACACCGGGCACCGCATCGGATTCGCCGAGTCCGTCCTTGCCCCCCATACTCCAGGACCGCCGCAGCACCGTCATGCCCAGCACGACGAGGGCTTCTACGTTCTCTCCGGCATGGTGCGGTTCACGGTCGGCCACCAGAGCTACGACGCGACCGCAGGCACGCTCGTCATGGTCCCGCCCGGCGCCCCGCACACCTTCGCCAATCCAGGCGACGAACCAGCCGTCATGCTCAGCACGTTCACTCCGGACCTGTACGTGCAGTACTTCCGGGATCTGCGGGACATGATCTCCGGCGGGCAGCAGCTGACCGCACAGGCGAGCATCGCCACCATGAGCCGCTACGCCACCGAACCCGCGACCGACTTCGCCCCGAGGCCGGAAGCCTGA
- a CDS encoding LysR family transcriptional regulator, protein MEVRTLRYFVAVAEELHFGRAAARLHMSQPPLSRAVKRLETDIGATLLHRSAAGVALTPAGALLLDEARVLLDRVDSVRLRVAAAAGPATLTVGILSDSADPGATRLAASYRRRYPGVEVHVRETDLTDPTCGLRAGLVDVALTRGPFDETGLTVRELRADPVGAVLRADDPLADHARLTLADLAGRRWFQFPKNTDPLWQTYWNGGEPREGPVVRGVQECLQAVLWNGTVGIAPLEHSPGEDLAVVPVIDMAPSRVVTAWKEGNANPLITSFVRMAIAAYRD, encoded by the coding sequence ATGGAGGTACGTACGCTGCGCTATTTCGTGGCTGTCGCTGAGGAACTCCACTTCGGCCGTGCTGCGGCCCGGCTTCACATGAGCCAGCCACCGCTGAGCCGGGCCGTCAAGCGGTTGGAGACCGACATCGGCGCCACCTTGCTGCACCGCTCCGCCGCAGGTGTCGCGCTCACCCCAGCCGGGGCGCTGCTACTCGACGAGGCACGTGTCCTGCTCGACCGGGTCGACAGCGTGCGGCTGCGCGTGGCCGCGGCAGCCGGACCCGCGACCCTCACCGTCGGCATCCTGAGCGACAGCGCCGATCCTGGGGCGACACGGCTGGCCGCCTCGTACCGCCGACGGTATCCAGGCGTCGAGGTCCACGTCCGTGAGACCGACCTGACCGATCCGACCTGCGGACTACGCGCCGGACTCGTCGACGTCGCCTTGACCCGGGGGCCGTTCGACGAGACAGGGCTGACGGTGCGAGAACTGCGCGCCGACCCGGTGGGAGCCGTGCTGCGCGCTGACGACCCACTGGCCGATCACGCTCGTCTGACACTGGCCGACCTGGCCGGCAGACGTTGGTTCCAGTTCCCGAAGAACACCGATCCGCTCTGGCAGACGTACTGGAACGGCGGAGAACCCCGCGAGGGCCCTGTCGTGCGCGGCGTCCAGGAGTGCTTGCAGGCTGTGCTCTGGAACGGAACCGTCGGTATCGCGCCGCTCGAACACAGCCCGGGCGAGGACTTGGCTGTGGTGCCCGTCATCGACATGGCGCCAAGTCGTGTCGTGACAGCTTGGAAAGAGGGCAACGCGAACCCGTTGATCACGTCGTTCGTCCGGATGGCGATCGCGGCCTACCGCGACTGA
- a CDS encoding transglycosylase SLT domain-containing protein, with the protein MTMTTRTARLRTLVVTGLATTGCAAAAITLMPATAQAAEATQAPTAHTVKATAGYSRTTTAQTRTGSGSNLDGWIKQSLQIMKAKGIPGSYEGLKRNIMRESGGNPAAQNNWDVNAQKGTPSKGLLQVIDPTFNAYHVTGTAHSVTDPVANITAAANYAAHRYGSIDNVNSAY; encoded by the coding sequence ATGACCATGACCACTCGCACCGCCCGCCTGCGCACCCTCGTCGTCACCGGCCTGGCCACCACCGGCTGCGCCGCCGCCGCCATCACCCTGATGCCGGCCACCGCACAGGCCGCCGAGGCCACGCAGGCACCCACCGCCCACACGGTCAAGGCCACCGCCGGATACAGCCGCACCACCACCGCCCAGACCAGGACCGGCTCCGGCAGCAACCTCGACGGCTGGATCAAGCAGTCCCTGCAGATCATGAAGGCCAAGGGCATCCCGGGCAGCTACGAGGGCCTCAAGCGCAACATCATGCGCGAGTCCGGCGGCAACCCCGCCGCCCAGAACAACTGGGACGTCAACGCGCAGAAGGGCACCCCCTCCAAGGGCCTGCTCCAGGTCATCGACCCCACCTTCAACGCCTACCACGTCACCGGCACCGCCCACAGCGTCACCGACCCCGTCGCCAACATCACTGCAGCCGCCAACTACGCCGCCCACCGCTACGGCTCCATCGACAACGTCAACTCCGCCTACTGA
- a CDS encoding NADP-dependent oxidoreductase has product MKAVRFHAYGGIDVLRVEEVERPVPGPGQVLVEVRAAGIQPGEAHIRDGSLHARWPARFPSGQGSDLAGVVVEAGSEVRGFAVGDEVLGFTHNRASHAEFVAVDDVNVVSRPEGLPWAVAGSLYVAGTTAYATVFAVDPGPADTVVVSGAAGGVGSLAVQLARRHGATVIGLASERNHAWLKGRGVIPVEYGDGMAERIRQAAGGHVDAFIDTYGDGYVELAVELGVRPERINTIRGWRAAAKVGARTYGEGSAACAVVLGQLARLAARGELEVPIARTYPLDQVQDAFRELERQHTHGKIVLRP; this is encoded by the coding sequence ATGAAGGCAGTGCGGTTCCACGCGTACGGCGGCATCGATGTGCTGCGGGTGGAGGAGGTCGAGCGTCCGGTGCCGGGCCCCGGGCAGGTGCTGGTCGAGGTTCGCGCGGCCGGGATCCAGCCCGGCGAGGCGCACATCCGTGACGGCTCGCTGCACGCGCGCTGGCCGGCAAGGTTCCCCTCCGGGCAGGGAAGCGATCTGGCCGGCGTCGTGGTGGAGGCCGGCTCTGAGGTGCGCGGCTTCGCAGTGGGCGATGAGGTTCTGGGTTTCACCCACAACAGAGCGAGCCACGCGGAGTTCGTCGCGGTCGACGACGTGAACGTGGTCTCCCGTCCTGAGGGTTTGCCCTGGGCTGTGGCCGGGTCGTTGTACGTGGCCGGCACGACCGCATACGCCACCGTGTTCGCGGTGGACCCCGGACCGGCCGACACGGTCGTGGTGTCCGGTGCGGCGGGTGGCGTCGGGTCTCTGGCCGTGCAGCTCGCGAGGCGGCACGGTGCCACGGTCATCGGACTGGCAAGCGAGCGGAACCACGCCTGGTTGAAGGGCCGTGGTGTCATCCCGGTCGAGTACGGAGATGGCATGGCCGAGCGGATTCGGCAGGCTGCCGGCGGGCACGTCGACGCGTTCATCGACACGTACGGCGACGGCTACGTGGAGCTGGCAGTGGAGTTGGGCGTGCGGCCTGAGCGGATCAACACGATCCGCGGTTGGCGGGCCGCGGCCAAGGTCGGTGCGCGGACCTATGGAGAAGGCTCGGCTGCGTGCGCGGTTGTGCTCGGCCAACTCGCCCGTCTCGCCGCGCGCGGGGAACTTGAGGTCCCGATTGCCCGCACCTACCCGCTGGACCAGGTGCAGGACGCGTTCCGCGAGCTCGAACGGCAACACACCCACGGCAAGATCGTGCTCCGGCCGTAG
- a CDS encoding NAD(P)-binding domain-containing protein, whose translation MKRIGIIGVGEIGRAIVTSLRHGGDESTEVFLSPRGARATAELSERYEGVRVCVDNQEVVDRSELVIIAVRRQDWRDALAGVRVDDDKIVVNVMAGVGNDDLRRTLAAGVPLVRAIPLPAIRERRSVTVVYPSHPEVNSFFDRLGGVLPVADEAAFNVFSALTGTLTTHYAYLATLTSWAAGQGIAPEDADRYVRSLFQGVGRSLSDETRSLHQLAADHETPNGSNERIRTTWFDQVNSQALTGALDALLIHLA comes from the coding sequence GTGAAACGCATCGGCATCATCGGTGTGGGAGAGATCGGTCGGGCCATCGTGACGAGCCTGCGTCACGGAGGCGACGAGTCGACAGAGGTCTTCCTCTCCCCCCGGGGCGCCCGCGCGACCGCGGAGCTGTCCGAGCGCTACGAGGGCGTACGGGTATGCGTCGACAACCAGGAGGTGGTGGACCGCTCCGAGCTGGTGATCATCGCCGTACGGCGCCAGGACTGGCGCGATGCCCTGGCCGGAGTGCGGGTGGACGACGACAAGATCGTGGTCAACGTGATGGCCGGCGTCGGCAACGACGACCTGCGCAGGACACTCGCCGCCGGCGTCCCACTGGTACGGGCCATCCCCCTGCCGGCCATCCGCGAACGCCGCTCCGTCACAGTGGTGTACCCCTCGCACCCCGAGGTGAACTCCTTCTTCGATCGCTTGGGCGGGGTGCTCCCGGTCGCGGACGAGGCCGCCTTCAACGTCTTCTCCGCGCTGACCGGGACACTGACCACCCACTACGCGTATCTCGCCACGCTCACGTCGTGGGCCGCCGGCCAGGGCATCGCCCCCGAGGACGCGGACCGCTACGTCCGCAGCCTCTTCCAGGGCGTGGGCCGCTCCCTGAGCGACGAGACCCGCTCCCTGCACCAACTCGCAGCAGACCACGAGACCCCGAACGGAAGCAACGAACGCATCCGGACCACCTGGTTCGACCAGGTCAACTCCCAGGCCCTGACCGGTGCACTCGACGCGCTCCTGATCCACCTCGCATAG
- a CDS encoding aldo/keto reductase, giving the protein MSAYSPLGRGLLTGAVRATTSYDSGDFHAAAPRCTGDNLKANPAVVDALTQLAAAKNVNAQVALAWLPTRGSDVIPIPGSSCRPHLRDNLATLDLQLTTTDLGRIDAAVPTTGAQGARYGDHGIGTIDQ; this is encoded by the coding sequence TTGAGCGCCTACAGCCCCCTCGGCCGCGGCCTGCTCACCGGAGCCGTCCGCGCCACCACCTCGTACGACAGTGGCGATTTCCACGCCGCCGCGCCCCGCTGCACCGGCGACAACCTCAAGGCCAACCCCGCCGTCGTCGACGCCCTCACGCAACTCGCCGCGGCCAAGAACGTCAACGCCCAGGTCGCCCTGGCCTGGCTCCCCACACGCGGCAGCGACGTCATCCCCATCCCCGGCAGCTCGTGCCGCCCGCACCTGCGCGACAACCTGGCCACCCTCGACCTGCAGCTGACCACGACCGACCTCGGCCGCATCGACGCTGCCGTCCCCACCACTGGCGCTCAAGGGGCGCGATACGGCGACCACGGCATCGGCACGATCGACCAATGA